The region TTAGCCCGCAAGCATTGCCCTAAACGTCTTCCAACTGAGGGAAGTCGGGATGAGCGGCTCGGTAACCGAGTGTTTTATCGATCCAGGCATTGAGTTCATTCACCATCACCGGCGGCTTGCCCGGATAGCTTTGCAAGGTTGAGCGCAAAGTGCTGTTGATGTCAGCGACTGAGCGCAGGTTTCGAGTCTTTATGTAATGGCCGATAAAGCCGTCGAGTTGCAAGTGTTCTGTCATCGAAAGATAGACACACTCCAGCCCACCGACTTGATGGATTGCAAAATCGTCGCGCACTTATTTCTCTGCAAGGTATGTAAAAGTTGTAGGGATTTATTCGGGTTGTTGACTCTTTGGTCAACTGGGAGGCGTTTATGGAAATACGGCGCGCATGCTATCTGCAGTCATTCTAAATGTATGTATGACGGTTGAAATGTCAGACCAGCGGTTGATGCGTCAAATGGCCACGCTTATATAAGTGTCTCTTTACTGAAACACTCGATGTAACGTTTAAATTTTTAATTTGTATAGACAAGTTCATCAGGCGTCGGCTGAAGATTTCAGCCTTATCTGCGTCAGATGACATGAGCCCGCTGCAACTCAGTCAATGACAACGCCTTGAGTCGTGCGAGCAATGGATCGCGGCGATCACGGGGATGGGCCAGGTCTACCGCCAATTCCTGGCGAATGCTGCTGGGTCGATTGTCCATCACCAGCACCCGATCACTCAGGTACAGCGCTTCATCGACATCATGGGTCACCAGCAGCAGTGCGATGGCGTGGCGCTCGGCCAGTTGCAGCAGCAGGTCCTGGAGTTTCATCCGGGTGAAGGCGTCCACTGCGCTGAACGGTTCGTCCAACAACAGCACCTGCGGGCGCGAATACAAGCCGCGCGCAATCGCCACCCGTTGCGCCATGCCGCCGGACAAGGCCTTGGGCAATGCCTGGGCGAAACCGCCGAGGCCGACTTCCTCGATCAATTGCGCAACCCAGGCCTTGTCGTACTGGTTGTCGGCGCTGAAACCGATGTTTTGTTCCACCGTCAGCCACGGCATCAGCCGCGGTTCCTGAAACACGAATGCGACTTCGCCGGCGTTGTTGTGCAGTTCGCCCTGAAAGTCCTTTTCCAGCCCGGCAACGATCCGCAGCAAGGTACTTTTGCCGCAACCGCTGGGGCCCAGCAAACTGACGGCTTCCCGGGGTTCAATTGCAGATGAATGTTGTTGAGCACGGTGGTAGCGGCGAAGGTTTTGCGCTCCACGCGAATGTCCAGCAGGTGTTCGGTCATGGCTCAATCCTCTGCGCTTTGGCCGTTGAAGGTGTCGCGCCAGGCCAGGAAGCGTTTCTCCAGGCCGGCGAGGATGCCGTCGCTGAGTTTGCCCAGTACCGCCAGCACGATGATGGCGGCCAGGACGATGTCCGGACGTGAGGTTTCGCGACCATCACTGAGCAGATAGCCCAAGCCTTTGGTCGCGGCGATCAGTTCGGCGGCCACCAGAAACATCCAGGCCAGGCTCATGCCGCTGCGCAGTCCGGTGAACAGGCCGGGCAGGGCGGCGGGCAACAGAATCCGCCGCACCAGCCGGGCCCGACTGAAACCATACATCTGCCCGACTTCCACCAGTTTGCGGTCGATGTCGCGGATCGCCGCGACGCCGTTGAGGTACACCGGGAAGAAGGCGCCGATGGCGATCAGGACGATTTTCGAGGTCTCGTCGATGCCCAGCCATAGCAGCAACAGCGGCACCCAGGCCAGGCTCGGAATCGAGCGCAGACCGGCGAAGGTCGGCTCCAGATACGCTTCGGCTTCGCGGCTCAAACCGACCCACGCGGCAAACACCAAGGCCAGGCTGGCACCGATGGCGAACCCCAGTAGCACCCGCAACAGACTGGCGCTGATGTGTTTCCATAGCGCGCCTTCAGCCAGATCACTCAGGGTCAGGGCCACGTCGCTGGGGGCGGGCATTTGGTAGGACGGCAGCCAGCCGATGCGTACGACGAATTCCAGCACCAGGATGATCAGCACCGGCAGGGCGAGGCCTTTTAGGCGCAGTTTCCAGGCGTTGTTCAGGCGACGCGGTGCGGGCAATGTTAGAGGGGCGGGCAGGGTTTTACTTTTGCTGGTCATGGGGTTCTCCAGACAAAGATCGCATCCCTGTAGGAGCGAGGCTTGCCCGCGAAGGGGCCTTTGAAAACGCCAAAAGCTTCGCGGGCAAGCCTCGCTCCTACAGGGGCTGTGCTTTTATTGGCGGGCCACGGTTTCTTTGAAGCCGGTGTCGATCAGTTGATCAATGACCTGGTCGACATTCACCCCACGGCGAACCAGTTCTTCGGACACCAGAATCGGCGCCGCGGCCTTGGAGGCAAGCACATCCTTGGCGGTCAATTGCGGGCTGCTCAGGTCGGTTCGCGACAGTTGCAGTTTGGCCACTTCCAGCGGCAGGCCGGATTCGCTGGCGAGCAGTTTCGCCAGTTCTTCCGGGTTTTTATCCGCCCA is a window of Pseudomonas sp. 10S4 DNA encoding:
- a CDS encoding ABC transporter permease, which gives rise to MTSKSKTLPAPLTLPAPRRLNNAWKLRLKGLALPVLIILVLEFVVRIGWLPSYQMPAPSDVALTLSDLAEGALWKHISASLLRVLLGFAIGASLALVFAAWVGLSREAEAYLEPTFAGLRSIPSLAWVPLLLLWLGIDETSKIVLIAIGAFFPVYLNGVAAIRDIDRKLVEVGQMYGFSRARLVRRILLPAALPGLFTGLRSGMSLAWMFLVAAELIAATKGLGYLLSDGRETSRPDIVLAAIIVLAVLGKLSDGILAGLEKRFLAWRDTFNGQSAED